A part of Sebastes fasciatus isolate fSebFas1 chromosome 10, fSebFas1.pri, whole genome shotgun sequence genomic DNA contains:
- the matr3l1.2 gene encoding matrin 3-like 1.2 isoform X5, with amino-acid sequence MSQKSQSDGGQKHFAVGRGLLAAAETLNFSMNEQRSGRQMGGVSSGVGVGGGGMDGQDGSSQMSRRGGGSHIGNTMKLFASLGLSPSDLDALAEIPEEDISVETLPRILMQLKSRKGDAGERRGASSMSSDAGYRGGRDSWDDGHMGRMGGPSLGPGSARAQPSADFGFSSLQDVAPSRGFNLNYSSGGGGGGGSRERPYSELSHRDSYSGLGMGAPASDPVFMQRRMGSPSNGKVQDFLGVPPPMFPHVCSLCDFDVHSTMEWNQHINGLRHDENRRQLLNMYPDWEPGLSSGRGGALLDTPNMSAGLLGPAPMSSAQTAGGMSSSWGNRGGGGGGGGGGGGGPGLSGKNQLGQNKVRSRVVVVKYDRKPLSNKTLFAFTEPFGVLREHLVLKNKAFLEMNSHEEALDMVNYYEQHQAALYGKPINFYLSKRLLVIEKDSRSSDRSMDRSIDRTMDRSMDRSMDRSMDRSMDRSMDRPVREVKGHGSQVVFFSNLPREEEKKMELLTIAGRFGVVEKHLFLTDQAFVQLGTPDDAEMLVKYYSVNPLTIRGRPIRLNICTKYKTLNVNRRQGGGDSRSQRSGGANTNFGSGTRTFSNPPRTSSSKSSSSSRTRDEKKNEEEDNKLKPEEQPAAEEEEVSGVMEGEEEEEEEEVEEQVTDGDAEVEEEEEEGAASVKEDVEESEEVQQEEVPGGDDVTDDTPGDVGGAEDEVNQEAEPEGQTEPTETKDWAEEHENKEEEENAERSETMDEDGPGDVFDRDFLENMEDFVTLDELAEDEDDAEGESDAIDNSRRGGMRVVNIVGFRRGYNFLTELQGLAKPFGKVVKHLVLDLRPEAYLQFATEEEARAMASFYNGNITASVCGRPVRVSHSMSYPTIQCGSSRVVYIGQIPNSKYGDDAILKLAEPFGRVKKYFLNRLKRECFIEMENAEEAERMAEDCKENPPKFNGKRLTIYVSRKYRQLKHGHRCPDRTKRENSSMSPKSSKHPEEPPAKKSKEEKKPEEDEEEEEEEGEEEEEEEETMKEKEEEKQLEENKEEEMKSCDDEKREENSAEKIPQVSDENQKSCHDQEVQQVEEEAETSTNQNGQTDAPPPAENKPSVASLPLPPHDPNTPIGVEHVKMGYYCRVCFLFYSNEETAKKTHCSSQTHYDKLQKHLEKEQTKAEKKKGKKTTV; translated from the exons ATGTCTCAGAAGTCGCAGTCAGACGGCGGTCAGAAACACTTCGCTGTGGGTCGGGGGCTCCTCGCCGCCGCAGAGACCTTGAACTTCAGCATGAACGAGCAGCGATCCGGCCGGCAGATGGGGGGCGTGTCCTCAGGTGTGGGGGTGGGCGGTGGTGGCATGGACGGACAGGACGGCAGCTCCCAGATGTCCCGGCGTGGCGGCGGCAGCCATATTGGAAACACCATGAAGCTGTTTGCCAGTTTGGGGCTGTCGCCCTCCGACCTGGACGCTCTGGCTGAAATCCCCGAAGAGGACATCAGCGTGGAGACGCTGCCCCGCATCCTCATGCAGCTCAAGAGCCGTAAGGGGGACGCAGGAGAGCGGCGGGGGGCGTCTTCCATGTCCTCTGACGCCGGGTATCGAGGAGGAAGGGACAGCTGGGACGACGGGCACATGGGGAGGATGGGCGGTCCTTCTCTGGGTCCGGGTTCAGCCCGGGCCCAGCCCTCTGCAGACTTTGGGTTCAGTTCTCTGCAGGATGTGGCTCCCAGCCGGGGCTTCAACTTAAATTACAGcagtggcggcggcggcgggggTGGGAGCAGAGAGAGGCCGTACTCTGAGCTTTCCCACCGTGATTCCTACAGTGGGCTTGGCATGGGGGCGCCGGCGTCCGACCCGGTCTTTATGCAGCGGAGGATGGGCTCGCCGTCAAACGGAAAAGTCCAAGACTTCTTGGGAGTCCCGCCCCCCATGTTCCCCCACGTGTGCTCTCTTTGTGACTTTGACGTTCACTCCACCATG GAGTGGAATCAGCACATTAACGGACTTCGCCATGATGAAAACAGACGTCAGCTGCTCAACAT GTATCCAGACTGGGAGCCTGGTCTATCCTCAGGAAGAGG TGGGGCTCTGCTGGACACCCCCAACATGTCTGCAGGGCTGCTGGGACCTGCCCCCATGTCTTCAGCTCAGACCGCCGGGGGGATGTCCTCCAGCTGGGGAAACAGAg gaggaggaggaggaggaggaggaggaggaggaggaggtcctGGTCTGTCAGGAAAGAACCAGCTGGGACAAAATAAG GTGAGGAGcagagtggtggtggtgaagtaCGACAGGAAGCCTCTCAGCAACAAGACTCTGTTTGCCTTCACCGAGCCATTCGGCGTCCTCAGAGAGCACCTGGTCCTCAAGAACAAG GCCTTCCTAGAGATGAACAGTCACGAGGAGGCTCTGGACATGGTCAACTACTACGAGCAGCACCAGGCGGCACTGTACGGCAAACCCATCAACTTCTACCTGTCCAAAAGGCTGCTGGTCATCGAG AAAGACTCGCGGTCGTCGGACAG GTCGATGGACAGGTCGATAGACAGAACCATGGACAGATCCATGGACAGATCCATGGACAGATCCATGGACAGATCCATGGACAGATCCATGGACAGACCGGTccgggaggtcaaaggtcacggcAGCCAGGTGGTTTTCTTCTCCAACCTgcccagagaggaagagaagaagatggAGCTGCTGACCATCGCTGGACGCTTCGGCGTCGTGGAGAAACACCTGTTCCTGACTGACCAG GCGTTCGTCCAGCTGGGAACTCCAGACGACGCAGAGATGCTGGTGAAGTATTACAGCGTGAACCCGCTGACCATCAGAGGAAGACCGATCCGCCTCAACATCTGCACTAAGTACAAGACCCTCAA tgtgaacCGGAGACAAGGAGGTGGAGACAGTCGAAGCCAGAGGAGCGGCGGAGCAAACACCAACTTCGGCTCTGGAACCAGGACCTTCTCCAACCCTCCTAGAACCTCCTCATCCAAATCCTCGTCCAGCTCCAGGACCAGAGACGAGAAGAagaatgaggaggaggacaacAAACTGAAGCCTGAGGAGCAAcctgcagcagaggaggaggaggtgtcaggagtgatggagggggaagaggaggaagaggaggaggaggtggaggagcaggTAACTGATGGAGATGccgaggtggaggaggaggaggaggagggagcagcGTCTGTGAAGGAAGACGTGGAGGAGTCTGAGGAGGTCCAACAGGAGGAG gttcctggtggtgatgatgtcactgatgacaCTCCTGGAGATGTGGGCGGGGCTGAAGATGAGGTCAACCAGGAGGCGGAGCCAGAGGGACAGACGGAACCAACAGAAACCAAAGACTGGGCTGAAGAACACgagaacaaagaagaagaagagaacgCAGAGCGGTCAGAGACGATGGACGAAGACGGGCCTGGAGACGTG TTTGATCGTGACTTCCTGGAGAACATGGAGGACTTTGTGACGTTGGACGAACTGGCAGAGGACGAGGACGACGCAGAGGGAGAGTCCGACGCCATCG ACAACTCGAGGAGAGGG ggTATGAGGGTGGTCAACATCGTGGGCTTCAGACGAGGTTACAACTTCCTGACCGAGCTGCAGGGACTCGCCAAACCTTTTGGGAAAGTGGTCAAACACCTGGTGCTGGACCTGAGACCTGAG GCCTACCTTCAGTTtgccacagaagaagaagcccGAGCGATGGCCAGCTTTTACAACGGTAACATCACGGCGTCGGTGTGCGGCCGGCCGGTGAGAGTCAGTCACTCCATGAGCTACCCGACCATCCAG tgtgGCTCCAGCAGGGTGGTGTACATCGGTCAGATCCCCAACAGCAAATACGGAGACGACGCCATCCTGAAACTGGCCGAGCCGTTCGGGAGAGTCAAgaagtatttcctcaacaggcTCAAGAGAGAG TGTTTCATTGAGATGGAGAACGctgaggaggcagagagaatgGCGGAAGATTGCAAAGAGAATCCACCAAAGTTCAACGGGAAACGTTTGACCATCTACGTCAGCAGGAAGTACAGACAGCTCAAGCACGG ACATCGATGTCCAGACAGAACCAAGAGAGAAAACAGCAGCATGTCGCCGAAATCCTCCAAACATCCTGAAGAACCTCCAGCCAAGAAATCCAAGGAGGAGAAGAAACcagaggaggacgaagaggaggaagaggaggagggggaggaggaggaggaggaggaggagacgatgaaggagaaagaggaggagaagcagctggaggagaaCAAAGAGGAAGAGATGAAGAGTTGTGATGAcgagaagagagaagaaaactCAGCAGAGAAGATTCCTCAAGTTTCTGATGAGAACCAGAAGAGCTGCCATGAT CAGGAGGTGcagcaggtggaggaggaggcggagacATCGACCAATCAGAACGGACAGACCGATGCCCCCCCGCCGGCTGAAAACAAACCCAGCGTGGCGTCTCTGCCGCTGCCCCCCCACGACCCCAACACCCCCATCG GTGTTGAACACGTGAAGATGGGTTATTACTGCCGCGTCTGCTTCCTGTTTTACTCCAACGAAGAGACGGCCAAGAAGACGCACTGCAGCAGCCAGACGCACTACGACAAGCTGCAG aaacatctggaaaaggaacagaccaaagcagagaagaagaaagggaagAAGACGACCGTGTAG
- the matr3l1.2 gene encoding matrin 3-like 1.2 isoform X7 produces the protein MSQKSQSDGGQKHFAVGRGLLAAAETLNFSMNEQRSGRQMGGVSSGVGVGGGGMDGQDGSSQMSRRGGGSHIGNTMKLFASLGLSPSDLDALAEIPEEDISVETLPRILMQLKSRKGDAGERRGASSMSSDAGYRGGRDSWDDGHMGRMGGPSLGPGSARAQPSADFGFSSLQDVAPSRGFNLNYSSGGGGGGGSRERPYSELSHRDSYSGLGMGAPASDPVFMQRRMGSPSNGKVQDFLGVPPPMFPHVCSLCDFDVHSTMEWNQHINGLRHDENRRQLLNMYPDWEPGLSSGRGGALLDTPNMSAGLLGPAPMSSAQTAGGMSSSWGNRGGGGGGGGGGGPGLSGKNQLGQNKVRSRVVVVKYDRKPLSNKTLFAFTEPFGVLREHLVLKNKAFLEMNSHEEALDMVNYYEQHQAALYGKPINFYLSKRLLVIEKDSRSSDRSMDRSIDRTMDRSMDRSMDRSMDRSMDRSMDRPVREVKGHGSQVVFFSNLPREEEKKMELLTIAGRFGVVEKHLFLTDQAFVQLGTPDDAEMLVKYYSVNPLTIRGRPIRLNICTKYKTLNVNRRQGGGDSRSQRSGGANTNFGSGTRTFSNPPRTSSSKSSSSSRTRDEKKNEEEDNKLKPEEQPAAEEEEVSGVMEGEEEEEEEEVEEQVTDGDAEVEEEEEEGAASVKEDVEESEEVQQEEVPGGDDVTDDTPGDVGGAEDEVNQEAEPEGQTEPTETKDWAEEHENKEEEENAERSETMDEDGPGDVFDRDFLENMEDFVTLDELAEDEDDAEGESDAIDNSRRGGMRVVNIVGFRRGYNFLTELQGLAKPFGKVVKHLVLDLRPEAYLQFATEEEARAMASFYNGNITASVCGRPVRVSHSMSYPTIQCGSSRVVYIGQIPNSKYGDDAILKLAEPFGRVKKYFLNRLKRECFIEMENAEEAERMAEDCKENPPKFNGKRLTIYVSRKYRQLKHGHRCPDRTKRENSSMSPKSSKHPEEPPAKKSKEEKKPEEDEEEEEEEGEEEEEEEETMKEKEEEKQLEENKEEEMKSCDDEKREENSAEKIPQVSDENQKSCHDQEVQQVEEEAETSTNQNGQTDAPPPAENKPSVASLPLPPHDPNTPIGVEHVKMGYYCRVCFLFYSNEETAKKTHCSSQTHYDKLQKHLEKEQTKAEKKKGKKTTV, from the exons ATGTCTCAGAAGTCGCAGTCAGACGGCGGTCAGAAACACTTCGCTGTGGGTCGGGGGCTCCTCGCCGCCGCAGAGACCTTGAACTTCAGCATGAACGAGCAGCGATCCGGCCGGCAGATGGGGGGCGTGTCCTCAGGTGTGGGGGTGGGCGGTGGTGGCATGGACGGACAGGACGGCAGCTCCCAGATGTCCCGGCGTGGCGGCGGCAGCCATATTGGAAACACCATGAAGCTGTTTGCCAGTTTGGGGCTGTCGCCCTCCGACCTGGACGCTCTGGCTGAAATCCCCGAAGAGGACATCAGCGTGGAGACGCTGCCCCGCATCCTCATGCAGCTCAAGAGCCGTAAGGGGGACGCAGGAGAGCGGCGGGGGGCGTCTTCCATGTCCTCTGACGCCGGGTATCGAGGAGGAAGGGACAGCTGGGACGACGGGCACATGGGGAGGATGGGCGGTCCTTCTCTGGGTCCGGGTTCAGCCCGGGCCCAGCCCTCTGCAGACTTTGGGTTCAGTTCTCTGCAGGATGTGGCTCCCAGCCGGGGCTTCAACTTAAATTACAGcagtggcggcggcggcgggggTGGGAGCAGAGAGAGGCCGTACTCTGAGCTTTCCCACCGTGATTCCTACAGTGGGCTTGGCATGGGGGCGCCGGCGTCCGACCCGGTCTTTATGCAGCGGAGGATGGGCTCGCCGTCAAACGGAAAAGTCCAAGACTTCTTGGGAGTCCCGCCCCCCATGTTCCCCCACGTGTGCTCTCTTTGTGACTTTGACGTTCACTCCACCATG GAGTGGAATCAGCACATTAACGGACTTCGCCATGATGAAAACAGACGTCAGCTGCTCAACAT GTATCCAGACTGGGAGCCTGGTCTATCCTCAGGAAGAGG TGGGGCTCTGCTGGACACCCCCAACATGTCTGCAGGGCTGCTGGGACCTGCCCCCATGTCTTCAGCTCAGACCGCCGGGGGGATGTCCTCCAGCTGGGGAAACAGAg gaggaggaggaggaggaggaggaggaggaggtcctGGTCTGTCAGGAAAGAACCAGCTGGGACAAAATAAG GTGAGGAGcagagtggtggtggtgaagtaCGACAGGAAGCCTCTCAGCAACAAGACTCTGTTTGCCTTCACCGAGCCATTCGGCGTCCTCAGAGAGCACCTGGTCCTCAAGAACAAG GCCTTCCTAGAGATGAACAGTCACGAGGAGGCTCTGGACATGGTCAACTACTACGAGCAGCACCAGGCGGCACTGTACGGCAAACCCATCAACTTCTACCTGTCCAAAAGGCTGCTGGTCATCGAG AAAGACTCGCGGTCGTCGGACAG GTCGATGGACAGGTCGATAGACAGAACCATGGACAGATCCATGGACAGATCCATGGACAGATCCATGGACAGATCCATGGACAGATCCATGGACAGACCGGTccgggaggtcaaaggtcacggcAGCCAGGTGGTTTTCTTCTCCAACCTgcccagagaggaagagaagaagatggAGCTGCTGACCATCGCTGGACGCTTCGGCGTCGTGGAGAAACACCTGTTCCTGACTGACCAG GCGTTCGTCCAGCTGGGAACTCCAGACGACGCAGAGATGCTGGTGAAGTATTACAGCGTGAACCCGCTGACCATCAGAGGAAGACCGATCCGCCTCAACATCTGCACTAAGTACAAGACCCTCAA tgtgaacCGGAGACAAGGAGGTGGAGACAGTCGAAGCCAGAGGAGCGGCGGAGCAAACACCAACTTCGGCTCTGGAACCAGGACCTTCTCCAACCCTCCTAGAACCTCCTCATCCAAATCCTCGTCCAGCTCCAGGACCAGAGACGAGAAGAagaatgaggaggaggacaacAAACTGAAGCCTGAGGAGCAAcctgcagcagaggaggaggaggtgtcaggagtgatggagggggaagaggaggaagaggaggaggaggtggaggagcaggTAACTGATGGAGATGccgaggtggaggaggaggaggaggagggagcagcGTCTGTGAAGGAAGACGTGGAGGAGTCTGAGGAGGTCCAACAGGAGGAG gttcctggtggtgatgatgtcactgatgacaCTCCTGGAGATGTGGGCGGGGCTGAAGATGAGGTCAACCAGGAGGCGGAGCCAGAGGGACAGACGGAACCAACAGAAACCAAAGACTGGGCTGAAGAACACgagaacaaagaagaagaagagaacgCAGAGCGGTCAGAGACGATGGACGAAGACGGGCCTGGAGACGTG TTTGATCGTGACTTCCTGGAGAACATGGAGGACTTTGTGACGTTGGACGAACTGGCAGAGGACGAGGACGACGCAGAGGGAGAGTCCGACGCCATCG ACAACTCGAGGAGAGGG ggTATGAGGGTGGTCAACATCGTGGGCTTCAGACGAGGTTACAACTTCCTGACCGAGCTGCAGGGACTCGCCAAACCTTTTGGGAAAGTGGTCAAACACCTGGTGCTGGACCTGAGACCTGAG GCCTACCTTCAGTTtgccacagaagaagaagcccGAGCGATGGCCAGCTTTTACAACGGTAACATCACGGCGTCGGTGTGCGGCCGGCCGGTGAGAGTCAGTCACTCCATGAGCTACCCGACCATCCAG tgtgGCTCCAGCAGGGTGGTGTACATCGGTCAGATCCCCAACAGCAAATACGGAGACGACGCCATCCTGAAACTGGCCGAGCCGTTCGGGAGAGTCAAgaagtatttcctcaacaggcTCAAGAGAGAG TGTTTCATTGAGATGGAGAACGctgaggaggcagagagaatgGCGGAAGATTGCAAAGAGAATCCACCAAAGTTCAACGGGAAACGTTTGACCATCTACGTCAGCAGGAAGTACAGACAGCTCAAGCACGG ACATCGATGTCCAGACAGAACCAAGAGAGAAAACAGCAGCATGTCGCCGAAATCCTCCAAACATCCTGAAGAACCTCCAGCCAAGAAATCCAAGGAGGAGAAGAAACcagaggaggacgaagaggaggaagaggaggagggggaggaggaggaggaggaggaggagacgatgaaggagaaagaggaggagaagcagctggaggagaaCAAAGAGGAAGAGATGAAGAGTTGTGATGAcgagaagagagaagaaaactCAGCAGAGAAGATTCCTCAAGTTTCTGATGAGAACCAGAAGAGCTGCCATGAT CAGGAGGTGcagcaggtggaggaggaggcggagacATCGACCAATCAGAACGGACAGACCGATGCCCCCCCGCCGGCTGAAAACAAACCCAGCGTGGCGTCTCTGCCGCTGCCCCCCCACGACCCCAACACCCCCATCG GTGTTGAACACGTGAAGATGGGTTATTACTGCCGCGTCTGCTTCCTGTTTTACTCCAACGAAGAGACGGCCAAGAAGACGCACTGCAGCAGCCAGACGCACTACGACAAGCTGCAG aaacatctggaaaaggaacagaccaaagcagagaagaagaaagggaagAAGACGACCGTGTAG
- the matr3l1.2 gene encoding matrin 3-like 1.2 isoform X4 — protein sequence MSQKSQSDGGQKHFAVGRGLLAAAETLNFSMNEQRSGRQMGGVSSGVGVGGGGMDGQDGSSQMSRRGGGSHIGNTMKLFASLGLSPSDLDALAEIPEEDISVETLPRILMQLKSRKGDAGERRGASSMSSDAGYRGGRDSWDDGHMGRMGGPSLGPGSARAQPSADFGFSSLQDVAPSRGFNLNYSSGGGGGGGSRERPYSELSHRDSYSGLGMGAPASDPVFMQRRMGSPSNGKVQDFLGVPPPMFPHVCSLCDFDVHSTMEWNQHINGLRHDENRRQLLNMYPDWEPGLSSGRGGALLDTPNMSAGLLGPAPMSSAQTAGGMSSSWGNRGGGGGGGGGGGGGGPGLSGKNQLGQNKVRSRVVVVKYDRKPLSNKTLFAFTEPFGVLREHLVLKNKAFLEMNSHEEALDMVNYYEQHQAALYGKPINFYLSKRLLVIEKDSRSSDRSMDRSIDRTMDRSMDRSMDRSMDRSMDRSMDRPVREVKGHGSQVVFFSNLPREEEKKMELLTIAGRFGVVEKHLFLTDQAFVQLGTPDDAEMLVKYYSVNPLTIRGRPIRLNICTKYKTLNVNRRQGGGDSRSQRSGGANTNFGSGTRTFSNPPRTSSSKSSSSSRTRDEKKNEEEDNKLKPEEQPAAEEEEVSGVMEGEEEEEEEEVEEQVTDGDAEVEEEEEEGAASVKEDVEESEEVQQEEVPGGDDVTDDTPGDVGGAEDEVNQEAEPEGQTEPTETKDWAEEHENKEEEENAERSETMDEDGPGDVFDRDFLENMEDFVTLDELAEDEDDAEGESDAIDNSRRGGMRVVNIVGFRRGYNFLTELQGLAKPFGKVVKHLVLDLRPEAYLQFATEEEARAMASFYNGNITASVCGRPVRVSHSMSYPTIQCGSSRVVYIGQIPNSKYGDDAILKLAEPFGRVKKYFLNRLKRECFIEMENAEEAERMAEDCKENPPKFNGKRLTIYVSRKYRQLKHGHRCPDRTKRENSSMSPKSSKHPEEPPAKKSKEEKKPEEDEEEEEEEGEEEEEEEETMKEKEEEKQLEENKEEEMKSCDDEKREENSAEKIPQVSDENQKSCHDQEVQQVEEEAETSTNQNGQTDAPPPAENKPSVASLPLPPHDPNTPIGVEHVKMGYYCRVCFLFYSNEETAKKTHCSSQTHYDKLQKHLEKEQTKAEKKKGKKTTV from the exons ATGTCTCAGAAGTCGCAGTCAGACGGCGGTCAGAAACACTTCGCTGTGGGTCGGGGGCTCCTCGCCGCCGCAGAGACCTTGAACTTCAGCATGAACGAGCAGCGATCCGGCCGGCAGATGGGGGGCGTGTCCTCAGGTGTGGGGGTGGGCGGTGGTGGCATGGACGGACAGGACGGCAGCTCCCAGATGTCCCGGCGTGGCGGCGGCAGCCATATTGGAAACACCATGAAGCTGTTTGCCAGTTTGGGGCTGTCGCCCTCCGACCTGGACGCTCTGGCTGAAATCCCCGAAGAGGACATCAGCGTGGAGACGCTGCCCCGCATCCTCATGCAGCTCAAGAGCCGTAAGGGGGACGCAGGAGAGCGGCGGGGGGCGTCTTCCATGTCCTCTGACGCCGGGTATCGAGGAGGAAGGGACAGCTGGGACGACGGGCACATGGGGAGGATGGGCGGTCCTTCTCTGGGTCCGGGTTCAGCCCGGGCCCAGCCCTCTGCAGACTTTGGGTTCAGTTCTCTGCAGGATGTGGCTCCCAGCCGGGGCTTCAACTTAAATTACAGcagtggcggcggcggcgggggTGGGAGCAGAGAGAGGCCGTACTCTGAGCTTTCCCACCGTGATTCCTACAGTGGGCTTGGCATGGGGGCGCCGGCGTCCGACCCGGTCTTTATGCAGCGGAGGATGGGCTCGCCGTCAAACGGAAAAGTCCAAGACTTCTTGGGAGTCCCGCCCCCCATGTTCCCCCACGTGTGCTCTCTTTGTGACTTTGACGTTCACTCCACCATG GAGTGGAATCAGCACATTAACGGACTTCGCCATGATGAAAACAGACGTCAGCTGCTCAACAT GTATCCAGACTGGGAGCCTGGTCTATCCTCAGGAAGAGG TGGGGCTCTGCTGGACACCCCCAACATGTCTGCAGGGCTGCTGGGACCTGCCCCCATGTCTTCAGCTCAGACCGCCGGGGGGATGTCCTCCAGCTGGGGAAACAGAg gaggaggaggaggaggaggaggaggaggaggaggaggaggtcctGGTCTGTCAGGAAAGAACCAGCTGGGACAAAATAAG GTGAGGAGcagagtggtggtggtgaagtaCGACAGGAAGCCTCTCAGCAACAAGACTCTGTTTGCCTTCACCGAGCCATTCGGCGTCCTCAGAGAGCACCTGGTCCTCAAGAACAAG GCCTTCCTAGAGATGAACAGTCACGAGGAGGCTCTGGACATGGTCAACTACTACGAGCAGCACCAGGCGGCACTGTACGGCAAACCCATCAACTTCTACCTGTCCAAAAGGCTGCTGGTCATCGAG AAAGACTCGCGGTCGTCGGACAG GTCGATGGACAGGTCGATAGACAGAACCATGGACAGATCCATGGACAGATCCATGGACAGATCCATGGACAGATCCATGGACAGATCCATGGACAGACCGGTccgggaggtcaaaggtcacggcAGCCAGGTGGTTTTCTTCTCCAACCTgcccagagaggaagagaagaagatggAGCTGCTGACCATCGCTGGACGCTTCGGCGTCGTGGAGAAACACCTGTTCCTGACTGACCAG GCGTTCGTCCAGCTGGGAACTCCAGACGACGCAGAGATGCTGGTGAAGTATTACAGCGTGAACCCGCTGACCATCAGAGGAAGACCGATCCGCCTCAACATCTGCACTAAGTACAAGACCCTCAA tgtgaacCGGAGACAAGGAGGTGGAGACAGTCGAAGCCAGAGGAGCGGCGGAGCAAACACCAACTTCGGCTCTGGAACCAGGACCTTCTCCAACCCTCCTAGAACCTCCTCATCCAAATCCTCGTCCAGCTCCAGGACCAGAGACGAGAAGAagaatgaggaggaggacaacAAACTGAAGCCTGAGGAGCAAcctgcagcagaggaggaggaggtgtcaggagtgatggagggggaagaggaggaagaggaggaggaggtggaggagcaggTAACTGATGGAGATGccgaggtggaggaggaggaggaggagggagcagcGTCTGTGAAGGAAGACGTGGAGGAGTCTGAGGAGGTCCAACAGGAGGAG gttcctggtggtgatgatgtcactgatgacaCTCCTGGAGATGTGGGCGGGGCTGAAGATGAGGTCAACCAGGAGGCGGAGCCAGAGGGACAGACGGAACCAACAGAAACCAAAGACTGGGCTGAAGAACACgagaacaaagaagaagaagagaacgCAGAGCGGTCAGAGACGATGGACGAAGACGGGCCTGGAGACGTG TTTGATCGTGACTTCCTGGAGAACATGGAGGACTTTGTGACGTTGGACGAACTGGCAGAGGACGAGGACGACGCAGAGGGAGAGTCCGACGCCATCG ACAACTCGAGGAGAGGG ggTATGAGGGTGGTCAACATCGTGGGCTTCAGACGAGGTTACAACTTCCTGACCGAGCTGCAGGGACTCGCCAAACCTTTTGGGAAAGTGGTCAAACACCTGGTGCTGGACCTGAGACCTGAG GCCTACCTTCAGTTtgccacagaagaagaagcccGAGCGATGGCCAGCTTTTACAACGGTAACATCACGGCGTCGGTGTGCGGCCGGCCGGTGAGAGTCAGTCACTCCATGAGCTACCCGACCATCCAG tgtgGCTCCAGCAGGGTGGTGTACATCGGTCAGATCCCCAACAGCAAATACGGAGACGACGCCATCCTGAAACTGGCCGAGCCGTTCGGGAGAGTCAAgaagtatttcctcaacaggcTCAAGAGAGAG TGTTTCATTGAGATGGAGAACGctgaggaggcagagagaatgGCGGAAGATTGCAAAGAGAATCCACCAAAGTTCAACGGGAAACGTTTGACCATCTACGTCAGCAGGAAGTACAGACAGCTCAAGCACGG ACATCGATGTCCAGACAGAACCAAGAGAGAAAACAGCAGCATGTCGCCGAAATCCTCCAAACATCCTGAAGAACCTCCAGCCAAGAAATCCAAGGAGGAGAAGAAACcagaggaggacgaagaggaggaagaggaggagggggaggaggaggaggaggaggaggagacgatgaaggagaaagaggaggagaagcagctggaggagaaCAAAGAGGAAGAGATGAAGAGTTGTGATGAcgagaagagagaagaaaactCAGCAGAGAAGATTCCTCAAGTTTCTGATGAGAACCAGAAGAGCTGCCATGAT CAGGAGGTGcagcaggtggaggaggaggcggagacATCGACCAATCAGAACGGACAGACCGATGCCCCCCCGCCGGCTGAAAACAAACCCAGCGTGGCGTCTCTGCCGCTGCCCCCCCACGACCCCAACACCCCCATCG GTGTTGAACACGTGAAGATGGGTTATTACTGCCGCGTCTGCTTCCTGTTTTACTCCAACGAAGAGACGGCCAAGAAGACGCACTGCAGCAGCCAGACGCACTACGACAAGCTGCAG aaacatctggaaaaggaacagaccaaagcagagaagaagaaagggaagAAGACGACCGTGTAG